A window of Methylobacterium bullatum genomic DNA:
CGACGGCACTGTCCCATCCATCCTTTGCCGAACCAGGATCGTTCATGGATCACCCGGTCGCGTCCCCCAAGCGTTCCTCCGCCGCCGGCGGTTGGGGCGCGCTGAAGAGCTGCGGCAAACACCTGCTGAGCAGCCGCGCCCCGCTCTCCGGGGCCCGCGCCATGCTCAAGGCCAACCAGCCTGACGGGTTCGATTGTCCCGGCTGCGCCTGGGGTGACCCGGCGCACGGCTCGTCGTTCGAGTTCTGCGAGAACGGCGTGAAGGCCGTCTCCTGGGAGGCGACCGACAAGCGCACGCCGCCGAAGTTCTTCGCCAAGCATACCGTGTCGGAGCTGCGTGGCTGGACCGACTACGCGCTCGAAGGCGAGGGTCGCCTGACGCACCCCATGCGCTACGATGCAGGTAGCGACCGCTATCTGCCGGTAAGCTGGGACGACGCCTTCGCCGAGATCGGCGCCACCCTGCGCGGCCTCGACAGCCCGGACCGTGCCGAGTTCTACACCTCTGGTCGCGCCTCCAACGAGGCCGCTTACATCTACCAGCTGTTCGCCCGGCTCTACGGCACCAACAACTTCCCCGACTGTTCCAACATGTGCCACGAGGCCAGCGGCATCGCCCTCCAGGCGGCCATCGGCATCGGCAAGGGCACCGTGCTGCTCGAGGATTTCGAGAAGGCGGACGCGATCTTCGTGGTTGGCCAGAACCCCGGCACCAACCATCCCCGCATGCTCGGCGATCTGCGCAAGGCGGCGACCCGCGGCGCCCGCGTTGTGGTGTTCAACCCCGTGCGCGAGCGCGGGCTCGAACGCTTCGCCGACCCGCAGAACACGGTGGAGATGCTGCGCGGTGCCAGCGCCCCGGTGGCGAGCCACTATTACCAGCCGCGTCCGGGCGGCGACATGGCGGCGTTCCGCGGCATCGCCAAGGCGGTCTTCGCGGCGGACGACGCGGCTCGCGCCGCCGGCCGTCCGTCCGTTCTGGATCGCGCCTTCCTCAGCCACCACGCCGAGGGCCACGAGGCCTATCGCGCCGTCGTGGAGGCGACGAGTTGGGAGGCGATCGAGGATCAGTCCGGCCTGTCCCGCGCCGATATCGAGGTCGCTGCCGAGGTCTATCTCGGCGCCGACAAGGTCATCTGCACCTGGGCCATGGGTGTCACCCAGCACAAGCACTCGGTGGCCACCATCCGGGAGATGACGAACGTCATGCTCCTGCGCGGCAATATCGGCCGTCCCGGCGCCGGCCTCTGCCCCGTGCGCGGCCATTCCAACGTGCAGGGCGACCGCACGGTGGGTATCAACGAGAAGCCGCCCGCCGCGCTACTGGACGCCCTCGAGCGCGAGATCGGCTTCGTCGCCCCGCGCAAGCACGGCCACAACGTCATCGGCGCCATCGGGGCCATGCTCGACGGTTCGTCGAAGGCCTTCATCGGGCTCGGCGGAAACTTCGCCCGCGCCACGCCGGATACGGCGCTGGTGGCCAAGGCGCTGGCCTCCTGCGAACTCACCGTCCACATCGCCACGAAGCTCAACCACTCGCATCTCGTACCCGGCCGCGTCGCCTACCTGCTACCCTGTATCGGCCGCACCGAGATCGACCGGAATTCGAAGGGCAAGATCCAGATCGTCACGGTCGAGGATTCCATGAGCATGGTCCACGGCTCGGGCGGCATCAACAAGCCCGCCTCGCCGGAGCTGCGCTCCGAGATCGCCATCATTGCCGGCATGGCGGCGGCCACCGTCGGCTCGGAGAAGGTCGATTGGGCGGCCCTCGCCGACGATTACGACGGCATCCGCGCGCTGATCGAGCGGACCATTCCGGGGTTCGCCGGTTACAACGCCCGCGTCCGCCGTCCGCGCGGCTTCATGCTGCGCAACCTTGCCGCCGAGCGCAACTTCGAGACGGTGAACGGAAAAGCGAACTTCTCCGCCGATGCCCTGCCGGAGGCGACCGAGCATCAGCAGGCGAGGGCGATGGGCGACACCTTCGTGCTCCAGACCTTCCGTAGCCACGATCAGTACAACACCACCGTCTACGGTCTCGACGACCGCTATCGCGGGGTCTACGGCGAGCGTCAGGTGTTGTTCGCCCATCCCGACGACCTGGCCGAGATCCGTGCCGTCGCCGGCGACCGGGTGGACATCGTCGGCACCCACGACGACGGCGTGGTGCGGGTGGCCGAAGGCTTCCGCCTCGTCCCCTTCGACATGCCGCGCGGCAGTCTCGCCGGCTACTACCCGGAGCTCAACGTCCTCGTTCCCCTGTCGTCCTTCGGCAAGGAGAGCGACACGCCGACCTCGAAATCGGTGATGGTCTCGATCCGTCGCCCGGCGCAAGCCGCGTGAGCGAGCCGCCCGCCGACGCCGAGACCTTCCTCGCCGTCACCGATTCCATCGCCGACCTCCAGCCCGGCCTCTCCACCCTGGAGGCCGGGTTGCTGGCGGGGCTGCACCTGAAGCTCGCAGCAGACACCCGCAGCTTCGCGCGGGTGTTCGGCGTCGAGCATGCCCTCGTCCTGCGCGCCGTGGAGACCCTGTCGGGAGAAGCCGAGCTCCTGGCGATCACCGAGCGGAACCAGCGCACCCAGCGGACCCGCTACGAGGCAACCCCGGCGGCTCTCGCCATCCTGGACCACCTGCACGGCTGAGACTGCACTCAGCTTCCGTAGCTCTGGATCAGCGAGCCCGCGACCAGGGTCCAGCCGTCCACCAGCACGAAGAAGATCAGCTTGAACGGCAGTGCCACCGTCGCCGGCGGCACCATCATCATGCCCACCGCCATCAGGATCGATGCGACGACGAGGTCGATGATGAGGAAGGGGATGAAGAGGAGGAAGCCGATCTCGAAGGCCCGCCTGAGTTCCGAGATCATGAAGGCCGGCGTGACGATCTCGAGGCCGATGGCTTCCGGCCCGGCAGGGGCGGGGGCCTTCGCCATGTCGAGGAAGAGCTTCAGATCCTTCTCGCGCACGTTGCGCAGCATGAAGGTCTTGAACGGGGCCGAGGCCCGCTCGAACGCCACGCTCTGCGTGATCTGCCCGGCGATCAGCGGTTCGATGCCGGTTCGGTAGGCCTCCCGCGCCGTCGGCGCCATGACGAAGGCGGTCAGAAACAGGGCGAGGCTGGTGATCACGGCATTCGGGGGCGCACTCTGCGTGCCGAGGGCGGAGCGGAGGATCGACAGAACGACCACGATCCGCGTGAACGAAGTCGCCATCACCAGCACGGATGGCGCCAGCGCGAGGACGGTGATGAGGGCGACGAGCTGGAGCGCCCGCTCCGTCACCCCGCCCTGGCCGAGATCGACCGAGAGGCTCTGAGCCATGGCCGCACCGCTTCCGGCTGCCAGGAAACCGCTCGCCGCCAGGACGAGGCGGGCGGTGCGGATCGGGACGGTGACGGATCGGAGGGAGGGTGTCATGGCGGCGGCAACCTGCGTCGAGCCGTGCGCGGGCGCAAGCGATGATGTCCCGCAGATACCGTCCGCAGGCGCGCGCATGTCACCGCAAAACCACGCGGGGGCTTTGCGCTCGTTCTCTCCGATGGCTACGTTCCGGCCGAGCCAACGGCACACGACTTCGAAGGACGACCATGACGAGCACCACCATCCGGGACATCGGACCGTTCGCGGAGCCTGTATGGGACACGCCGTTCGGCCTGCCGCCCTTCGACAGGATCCGGCCGGAGCATTTCCTGCCCGCCTTCGAGATGGCCCTGGATTCGCACGATGCCGAGATCGCGGCCATCGCCGATTCTTCGGAGCCGGCGACCTTCGCCAACACGGTGGAGGCGATGGAGCGCGCGGGCCTCGATCTCGACCGCGTCGCTTCCGTCTTCTTCAACCTGAGCGGCAGCAACACCAGCCCGGACCTCCAGGCCGTCGAGCGGGCGATCACGCCGCGTCTCGCCCGCCACGGCAGCGCCATCTACCTCAATCCCCGGCTCTGGGCACGCATCGCCGCAATCGACGCGGATGCGGAGGCGCTCGGCTCGGAAGAGCGGCGCGTCCTCGACCGCTATCGCACACGCTTTCGCCGCGCCGGTGCCGATCTCGCCCCCGAGGCGAAGGCGCGGATGGCCGAGATCGCCGGGCGCATGGCCGAGCTCGGGACGACGTTCAGTCAGAACCTGCTGGCCGACGAGAGCGCCTTCATCCTCCCCCTCGAGGGTGAGGCGGACCTCGCCGGCCTGCCCGAGTTCCTCAGGGCGGCCGCTGCCAGCGCGGCCAAGGACCGGGGCGGCGAGCACGGTCACGTCATCACCCTGTCGCGCTCGCTGATCGAGCCGTTCCTGGTCTTCTCCACCCGGCGTGACCTGCGCGAGAAGGCCTACGAGGCCTGGACTCGCCGCGGCGAGAGCGGGGGCGCCACGGACAATAAGGGGATCATCGCCGAGATCGTCGCCCTCCGCGCGGAGCGGGCACGCCTCCTCGGCTTCGACAGCTTCGCTCATTTCAAGCTCTCCGACACCATGGCGGGCTCGCCGGAGGCGGCGATGGAACTCCTGCGCAACGTCTGGACGCCGGCCCATGCCCGTGCGGGCGCGGAACGCGACCGGCTCCAGGTGCTGGCGACGGCGGAAGGGGCCGATTTTGCCATCCGCGCCCACGATTGGCGCCACTA
This region includes:
- the dcp gene encoding Peptidyl-dipeptidase dcp; protein product: MTSTTIRDIGPFAEPVWDTPFGLPPFDRIRPEHFLPAFEMALDSHDAEIAAIADSSEPATFANTVEAMERAGLDLDRVASVFFNLSGSNTSPDLQAVERAITPRLARHGSAIYLNPRLWARIAAIDADAEALGSEERRVLDRYRTRFRRAGADLAPEAKARMAEIAGRMAELGTTFSQNLLADESAFILPLEGEADLAGLPEFLRAAAASAAKDRGGEHGHVITLSRSLIEPFLVFSTRRDLREKAYEAWTRRGESGGATDNKGIIAEIVALRAERARLLGFDSFAHFKLSDTMAGSPEAAMELLRNVWTPAHARAGAERDRLQVLATAEGADFAIRAHDWRHYAEKLRRSEHDLDEGEIKPYLPLDGVIAASFDTASRLFQLRFEELTDFPRYHPDVRAWTVRNADGSEVGIFLGDYFARSSKRSGAWMSAFRSQERLNGSITPIIVNVMNFAKAPAGETPLLSFDDARTLFHEFGHALHGLLSDVTYPLLAGTAVAGDFVELPSQLYEHWLEQPEVLRAHARHYRTGEPMPEDLLKRMLAARSFNQGFATIEYTASAIVDMTLHLSSGGEDGLDVLAFEADALQRIGMPAEISMRHRSPHFAHIFSGDSYAAGYYSYLWSEVLDADAFDAFREAGDIFHPETAARLRKFVYGAGNLRDPGEAYTAFRGRLPSIDPLLRQRGLAAA
- the fliP gene encoding Flagellar biosynthetic protein FliP translates to MTPSLRSVTVPIRTARLVLAASGFLAAGSGAAMAQSLSVDLGQGGVTERALQLVALITVLALAPSVLVMATSFTRIVVVLSILRSALGTQSAPPNAVITSLALFLTAFVMAPTAREAYRTGIEPLIAGQITQSVAFERASAPFKTFMLRNVREKDLKLFLDMAKAPAPAGPEAIGLEIVTPAFMISELRRAFEIGFLLFIPFLIIDLVVASILMAVGMMMVPPATVALPFKLIFFVLVDGWTLVAGSLIQSYGS
- a CDS encoding putative oxidoreductase → MDHPVASPKRSSAAGGWGALKSCGKHLLSSRAPLSGARAMLKANQPDGFDCPGCAWGDPAHGSSFEFCENGVKAVSWEATDKRTPPKFFAKHTVSELRGWTDYALEGEGRLTHPMRYDAGSDRYLPVSWDDAFAEIGATLRGLDSPDRAEFYTSGRASNEAAYIYQLFARLYGTNNFPDCSNMCHEASGIALQAAIGIGKGTVLLEDFEKADAIFVVGQNPGTNHPRMLGDLRKAATRGARVVVFNPVRERGLERFADPQNTVEMLRGASAPVASHYYQPRPGGDMAAFRGIAKAVFAADDAARAAGRPSVLDRAFLSHHAEGHEAYRAVVEATSWEAIEDQSGLSRADIEVAAEVYLGADKVICTWAMGVTQHKHSVATIREMTNVMLLRGNIGRPGAGLCPVRGHSNVQGDRTVGINEKPPAALLDALEREIGFVAPRKHGHNVIGAIGAMLDGSSKAFIGLGGNFARATPDTALVAKALASCELTVHIATKLNHSHLVPGRVAYLLPCIGRTEIDRNSKGKIQIVTVEDSMSMVHGSGGINKPASPELRSEIAIIAGMAAATVGSEKVDWAALADDYDGIRALIERTIPGFAGYNARVRRPRGFMLRNLAAERNFETVNGKANFSADALPEATEHQQARAMGDTFVLQTFRSHDQYNTTVYGLDDRYRGVYGERQVLFAHPDDLAEIRAVAGDRVDIVGTHDDGVVRVAEGFRLVPFDMPRGSLAGYYPELNVLVPLSSFGKESDTPTSKSVMVSIRRPAQAA